The genomic stretch attctttttataggtattcatgcatctttggagcattgagtaataaagaccaaaggctaagcttcaagaatgcaaattctatcaattcatcaaagaataaggctcaaaataaggatgataaaaattatcattttggtttccattcattcattattggatagagcattgaataagctttccaacgctttgaaccgggcgcaattcggagttacggttctcaacttatggcgaaaacaatatttcacttttgctgccatccgctaagcggagggggtccgttgagcagagctccagcggagcaaatcagaggttggatgcaattttgagtccgctgagcggacctgcgcaaaattttatttatatttcttcatttgagacattttagggttatggttttgggaaagttttagtcccaactccatcattttcattcttagatcaaaattagcttagaaaacaacttcggaggttgcataaggatgatcgggggtggattgagcgtcgaacggagctgacaaaccgggagattttcggttcatttctcttcttctttgtgtatttctctttggttgggtttgtttgtatatttacttgaatcttatgtatatttaccgattataatgttatatttaacttgctttacaaatctgtgttgatgttatcctggatttttgctctatgctggggatttggggtgctttagagataaacttcttgaatccttatctaggatgataatctgttggttctgaactctagagatagatttagagctagcattcactgtgggtatctgtacgtaatgctttcgtgtttgagcggcgcgcgagagatcgccgacgcgagaatacggatgttctcgcgacttcgcgttagagataaccttagttgtgagatgatctcatttgtgctccagagatggacgcttatgtgagagatacgtgatgacatagatgagtattgtaggttgagtataactggttggtaagtgtatgtttgtgaagagtgaatatatttacattcctgataagttatttctcttctaagaatgtgtttattcttttactgtaaatatctttgtttactttttgctcattcaatcccgagctcgaaaccatagaaactattgaatgccATCTCTCCATCtttgaggacgataattcccggatcaatatttccaaatcttttttgttgcttgccctatactgcattcaacagccACGTCATGGCAAAGGCCATGAAGGTCACCACCGCCAGTGCATTTTCTTCATAAAAGCTTTGTTTTTCACCGTTTTCTCGAGCATCAACTTCTATCTATACAACACCTAAAATCCAtgcaatatatttaaaattatgtgAATATTTTATGGActgaaaaacaaattttaaaacatataataattttaaatttataactaTGTGAATGTTaatcaattgaataaataaatttaaacttaACAAATGAGAGTGAGCCATATGCGATATGTAATGTGAATCTACTcgttcttgaataattctctgaAAGAAATAGAATTCAATTATGAAATAATCCTTAATTTTAATCCTCCATCTATAATTCATATTAAGTGGTATTAAACCTTTCAATTTCGCCACACTTTCCAATACCGTCTTTCAACTGAAACAAAGGTATTTGTTGACCCAAAGATATAGTAGCTTAGTAAGGTTTGTTTCTTATTCTCCTTTGGCAAGTCACTATTACACTTAAATCCACGATCTAGGTTCGGGAATCGGGAGCATGGATTTTGGAATTTTAAATACCTCTCCAGTTCTATAGCATACCAAGTTTAGACATGTAGAGTGGAAATGAAtatccaaattaaaaaaaataattaatgctTTATAGAAAATTATAGAAAATCATAGTTAATCCAGTAGGTTGAGGGAAACTGATTCAAATGTTCATCATTATGTGCTTCGGTACAAAGGTATCAAATCATCAGAGTTCATGCATCTATAATGGCAATTGAAATAGTCTTCTATGCTTTATTTCCAGCAATAAAACCGTTTGAAATCATAGTTAATAACGCCAACCATACATGAAAATTAAACTCAACTataaaagaatttgaataaaaacCATAAGAAGTATTCTTGATACTCCAAGATGTATTATTCATATCAATCAAAACCAACAAAGTCTGTCACCCCAAGAACTACATAGTCTTAAAAGATCATAATTATTCAAAACAACACAAACCACGATCATCATTTTCCTGTATTACGCTTGCTAACATGAAGCTTCATACCATGCTTCGGCACCAACAAGAAATTCGACGCAGGGCAATGCACATAGTTTGGCGAAAGCTTAAAGTCAAAATTGTAAACCATAAGAGCGATCACGATCTTGATTTCCGTCAGGGTGAAGTTTTGGCCTAAGCAAAATCGACTCCCATATCCGAATGGCATGTAAGCTTGAGGATACTTACAAGCACCCGAAAGACCATTAGCAAATCTTTCTGGCTTGAATTCACTTGCATCCGGCCCCCAATTATCAACATCGCGATGCAGCAATGGAACAAACATCCATAGGTACAATCCTTTAGGCAGCACTAAATCACCAATCTTCAAATCAGCAAAAGTCTCCCTTGAGTTCGTCACTGCTGGCCCATAGATACGCATACTCTCTAGAACCACCATTGTTAGCTACATAATAAATAAACACATCGAAATGTTAGCGTAATGGTAAGAGTTTagctttataattttaaaatataaagttCAAATTTCATCAGAGATAAAATATTGATGTAAATaagttgttgatatttataaatcaacgaCTTAAAGAAAAAACTAACCGTTTTCATCTTTTGAAGTTTGCTCATATCTGTAAACGAAGGAGGCGCATCATCACCAAAGATCTCCGAAATCTCATCTCGAATACGTTGTTGCCATTCGGGATAAACCGAGAGGAGATACAAAGCCCAAACAACAGAAATAGCAGTGGATTCAGAGCCAGCAAAGTAGATACTTTTGCAGATATCTATAATCAACTGGTTCATGTCATGGCCAGGTTCCAAAGTACCCTTTCCGCTAGCATTCAAGAGTTTCTCCTTTGCAACACCTTCTATTATCTTCTGTAATAGATCATTTTGTTTCTCACCATTCTTGTTCTCTTGGTTTTGCTTTTCGCGAGCATGTATGATATTCATTATCAATACATCCACCTCTTTTTTCAGTTTCCATACCTCTTTGCTTTCTTTAGAAGGGAGAAAACTGTGATAAACATCATATACAAACAATTAACTTAATTAGTTCATGGTACAAGATAGTATAAGATAGTGTTGATCTCAGTAGCATACACCTTTGAAAAAATGTATCTGTGCGGCTGTATACGTCTGAAACGTACACAGATACATGACGTCGGCGTGTCTGTGACTGTGTCGTGTTTTTGGGATACATGTGTGACATGTGTTAATTTATTTATGGAATAAATTACCTTAGGTTTAGATATCCCAAAAGAGTACTAGTCTTGGAAAGCTTGTTTTGTATTCCTGCTAatctttcaaaaatatattttccttGCTGATAATCACTGCCAAAACATGCTTTTGAAATAATATCCTCAGAAAGAACCTTGAGGTCATTCTCAATCACTATCTCTACTACCTTGTCTTTACTCTCATTTATTAACCTTTCCCATTTTTGGACAATTTCTAGGGTTGAACCTTCCATATGACCTACCATAGTCtacataaaataaacaaaaataaataaatatttgtattcATAGAATAATTATTGcacatcaaatatatatatatatatatatatatatatatatatatatatatatatatatatatatatatatatatatatatatatatataattataacctGCAATCGCAATTACGGTCATAATTATTGATTTAGAAGCTTTCCAAACCACATCGAATTAAAATCATCTAAGTGTCATCAAAAGTCACATTAAATAATTTCGGCTTTAAACACCTTCCGATTAAAATTCAAGTTGCAACAATCGAATGTTCATCGCAGTAATCGCAATGACCGTAATCATGACACTCGTAATTGCAACCGCAACTTAAAATTATAGAATAGATACATTagttattaataaatttaaaatatatatttttctataaaataaaatactttagaGGGAGTAAGGAAGAAATTGAGGTAGCATGTACTAACCTTAACTTTGCTCATGAATAATTGAGCAATAATAAGATTTCTTTGGAAGATCCATGATTTTCCATTGGCTCTGAGAATACCATCTCCAAGCATTGGCAATAATGCTTTGTTTAGATACTCAACTCTACCAAGATCAGGTGACATATGCACACTCAAATCTTTGATAACCTTACCATCCTCAACATACAGATGTTGCTTGATTCCAGTGGAGTATGTAAACAATGAGCCTGATCATTATATTAGATCACCAAAATAACAGGGCTTAGTAAGATAAATAAAGAttaataacaaaaagaaaattacctATCTAAATATCTAAAAAtgaatttgatttattatataatGCTAAATCATTTAAAACaggtttaaaatattttaatttaaaaaaaaagatatttaacatgtgcaaaaaattatttaaagcttaatattattttactttttcaatgcattttatttttcattttttaatctaaataagtttttttatcaTCAccaccatggttttaaattgcagttgCGGATGCGGTTGCAGTCACTGCGGTTGCGGCTATTGCGATTGTTGCGTTTCGGAATACGGTCGTTGCGGCGTGAATTCATAtttatgaacataaaatattatattttattatttatttttgatttcaCATATCTTCCATTTCCTCTCTAAATTTTCATCTATAACTCATTAATAATTCGTCCCCCTTTTGAATATCACTAAtccttttaaaatatatcttaaatCTACGATATAATTAAAAAAGACGGTAGACCAAATAAATTTTGAGAGCATTGCATAATCTCTTGCGGCCTGATGCGGTCTGATGCGGCTTGATGCGGCCGATGCGGTGTTATGATGCAGTTTTTATTGTGATTTgcaatcacaccgcaattgcagTCTGATGCGGATGCGGACCCTACCGCAACCGCAATATTGCGGCCGCATCAGGTGATGCggtccgcaatttaaaaccatgatcaCCACCAATAACAGATTTACATCCTTCTAGATAATATGTTAACTAAAAAAGTTaagtaaaattaaattattataagtaTTAGTAAAACTGGATCTAAACACTTATACTTATACTTAAATCAGaatcaaaattaatttaagtATGAGTGTCATGAAAAGAAAACACAAGTAAGAAGAATTCAATAGTCATAGTTAAATTTctttagataaaaataaaaaataaaatgcattgaaaatgtaaaataatattaagctttcaacTAGTCACGACTATTGTCAAATCATACTGATAGTTTTAATTTAACTGTGTGACATTACTAAATGATGAATCTTTATTGAATgaagtgtaaaactattttacaattTCTTCTGTGCCCTACTTTTAAtctgaaaataaaaaatgaaaatttgacaTACCATATTGTTGTTTCCATGTATGAAAATATGGAAACAAAGAATAAACCCAATCTTCAGTGATATCAGCAGATTCAGGACGTTGAGGACGAATCTTCTGCATCTCAGTAACATTTCCGAATGGAAATGAAGGCTTTGGTCCTTTGATACCTTGTTTTTCAAGCatctttcgaatccttcttggccTCAAAATCACTTTCTCCAACAATATCACAACACTGCTTATCACTATCAACCCTACTGTCCACCATAGTTTTTTCAGCCACTGGtattcaagctccatgatatCAACAACACTCTTTGTGATCACTCTTAAAATCTCAAGTTTTCTAATCTTTTTCTTGTTCTCTTTGGTTAACAACTATTCTTCCCTTTTTATACACTCAATAAAAATTGTTTAAAGTTAAGATAACTATTAAAATACTTTGACTGGAATATAATTAAAAAAGGTTTTGGAATCAAAAGTAATATTTTAGTAAGGAAATCTGATAAATTTCATGTTTCTAGATTTATTAATTTAAGGTTTttatcctttatttatttttatcatgtaTTGATTAAGAGTTTCATTTTGTAAATTTTATGCTTctagatttaaattatttttagcaataatattattaaaaaaatagttaaaaatgacgtattaaattttttctatttatttaagttttttatttttagatacAATTAtatatttctcaaatttttaaaatcttttgtGAAAAGAGTTTTTAAGagatatatatgtttttttatataaaacaacAATGTATTAATTTGTCTCTTAGATACTCTGTATAGATTAACGGTAATTTAacaataacaaaataaataaaaaatttatttaatttattttaacaattattttatgaaattttatttaatcGTATTAATCCATTTTACAAGTCTTAAAAACTGCGACCGTCTTAAAATTTTTAAGTAAATTATCAACTAATCACGTCAGGAAAATTAAGTTTGAAATTAAATGGTGTGACACTATTCTAGAATTTTAAAGTACAAAAAGTGTGTTTCTATTTAGATAAGAATGATTAATATCGTAATAaactaaaatagtaaaataaaagtgTTTCTTCAAGGTTCTAGAATAAAGGTGTGTTTTTACTTTTAATAtaacttttcatttataatttcaaattcattttaaattttaatccttGTA from Vicia villosa cultivar HV-30 ecotype Madison, WI linkage group LG4, Vvil1.0, whole genome shotgun sequence encodes the following:
- the LOC131597416 gene encoding cytochrome P450 714A1-like codes for the protein MELEYQWLKKLWWTVGLIVISSVVILLEKVILRPRRIRKMLEKQGIKGPKPSFPFGNVTEMQKIRPQRPESADITEDWVYSLFPYFHTWKQQYGSLFTYSTGIKQHLYVEDGKVIKDLSVHMSPDLGRVEYLNKALLPMLGDGILRANGKSWIFQRNLIIAQLFMSKVKTMVGHMEGSTLEIVQKWERLINESKDKVVEIVIENDLKVLSEDIISKACFGSDYQQGKYIFERLAGIQNKLSKTSTLLGYLNLSFLPSKESKEVWKLKKEVDVLIMNIIHAREKQNQENKNGEKQNDLLQKIIEGVAKEKLLNASGKGTLEPGHDMNQLIIDICKSIYFAGSESTAISVVWALYLLSVYPEWQQRIRDEISEIFGDDAPPSFTDMSKLQKMKTLTMVVLESMRIYGPAVTNSRETFADLKIGDLVLPKGLYLWMFVPLLHRDVDNWGPDASEFKPERFANGLSGACKYPQAYMPFGYGSRFCLGQNFTLTEIKIVIALMVYNFDFKLSPNYVHCPASNFLLVPKHGMKLHVSKRNTGK